The genomic interval AAGATATGTACaagaaataacaaatataatatgaTTTAAATAGAAATATAACTGTAAAAATAGATAATtacaaaacatataaaaaatacatttgAATAGACCATAAGTAAATCACAGAAATCGAATGAGAGAGATACACTCAAGCCCTcttcgaagaaaaaaaattgtggatgaattttgtaggatttaaagtctataggatttttttcctatttggttatttgaaacaaaggatttgaGCTTTCataatcctttgaaattccaaAGAAATGGTTCAATACATGTCAACATCTTTGGAAGAAAAGTAGAGCTTTAACTTTATATTATGTTTTGAAAAGACTGAACTAGAGAAAAATGGAACACACGAATGTAAGAGGTGAGAGACATATGTCTTTATTCCTCATCTCTTCTACAGCCTAGATCGTTGTATTCGAATCAGTGGGTGTAGTCATCTCTGTTGCCAAGAAGCTTGGAGTCACCATCTTCGTGGGAGAGACGGAGATATGGGGTTGGTTACTAGTACACAAGGGGTATCTCTACACAAGTACAAGGTGGGAcgcagatgattttttttctttttctacaaaattaccTCACTTGGATGCCAACACTTGGATTGAGATTTAAAGGATCGGATTGCATGAATGCACGAGCGCATGAGATTAGCTGTGTACCTCATAAGTTGCTTCACATATACTAGGCTAAGTACCCGTGAGCGGTGAATACGGAGTATGTGGATGTACATGCATGGTGAAAcctttgaaaaaagaaattactCCTATTGTTCCAAAAAGAATCAAACCATAAGAATGAATTTAAACCATAAGGACAAAGAAAGTACATATGAAGCGTCATAGAGGACAAAATCCAGATGAATTAAAATCCTCTATGAATTTAAACCATAAGGATGAATTCAAACTTACAAAGAAAGTACATATGAAGCGTCATAGAGGATTCAAtctttgttttttctaaaatccaGATGACAACTTAACCTTTGGTTTCTACTTCCCTCCAACCAAGTCCAAATTTGAAGAGCCCTTTCAATAATTACCTGCTGTCAAAATGATCTAACCAATTGTCCTGTTCATCTTGTCTAAACATTCTCCAATTGTCCTGTTCATCTTGTCTAGACATCCTCTATGGAGAGAAAAGTGTTTTGAGTTAATCCATGCTATTTGCACTTTAGTACTAgcactactactagtacattGTTTGAAGATTGTAAAGTTGAGAGTTGAGAGGCACATTTTGGGTGGTAATGTCTCTGCAAATTAAATCGTGATTTTAGAGGAAAATACACACGGCAGCATATCGTTGTCGCTCTTGACCGTAACCTATATCCAAACCTACGTTGACCCGTTTTGACCCCCCTTATCCTTTCTTTCCCTATTCATTTAATTCGCTCTCAACTCCCactcccccccctccctccatccGATCCGATCCTGCCTACAAATACGCCCCTCCAACGACATAACGGATCACATCAGGTCATCAGGACACTGCCAGGTGGGCCACCGTGTCGTGTGGGCCCCGGTGGTCAGTGGGGTAGGGCTGTCTCCTCCTGGCTCCTCCCCTGATCCGCACGCCAGTGGTGGGCAGGTAGTACACACGACGCATCTGaggagaaagggaaaaaaatggcGAAAAAGTGAGTTGGCTTTTCGCCTCACTCCCCCTCTGCTTGTCTTTTCCCGCATCTCCCTCTCAGGTTAGGGCCGAGACCGAGATGCCGTCGCGgcggctgctcgccgccgcggcctccccgccgccggctgcggagGAGAAGGCCGTGGTCGACGGCCTGCGGGGGTCTcacggcgcgcggcgccacgccgcgggCTCGGCGGTGGGCgccggggtggcggcggtggtagcGCTGGTGCTGGTGGCGTTGGGTCTGGGTCTGTTCGTGTGGCTGCGGCGCGGGAGGAAGCGTGGGGCGGGCGCgggtggtggtgcggcggcggggatgggggtgggggtgggggtgggggcgaGGACGCAGCCGGCGCCCGCGCTGCGGAGGCTGTCGTGCCAGCAGCTGAGGCGCGCGACGGGGGGGTTCGCGGCGGGGAGCAAGCTCGGGCAGGGCGGGTTCGGCCCCGTGTTCCGCGGCGCGCTGCCGAGGTCGGGGCAGGCCGTGGCCGTGAAGGTGATGGACGCCGCGGGATCGCTGCAGGGGGAGCGGGAGTTCCACAACGAGCTCTCGCTGGCGTCCCATCTCCTTGGCtgcggccacggccacggctcGCCGTCCATCCTCCTGCCGTTCGCCTACTCGCTCTCCGCgcagccgcggcgccgccggatgaTGCTCGTGTACGAGCTCATGCCGAACGGGTCGCTGCAGGACGCGCTGCTCGGGAAGAGGTGCCCCGAGCTGGTGTCCGAGTGGCCGCGGCGGCTCGCGGTGGCGCGTGACGTGGCCGCCGCGCTCCATTACCTCCATTCCGTCGCGCAACCACCAGTGATCCATGGAGACGTGAAGCCCAGCAATGTGTTGCTGGATGGTGAGCTCCGTGCTCGCCTCTCAGATTTTGGCCTCGCGCAGATAAAGTCGGAGGAGGGGGATGAATTAGAGAGTGCTGCAATTGAGGGCAATGGAAATGAGAGTAGCAATCCTTGTGGCGGATGTGATGATGACATGTCTGTTGCTGATGAAAATGCTACTGCTGTTGCTGTCAATGGGGAAGACAATGCTGCCAAGTCACCGGAAGATGATGAGGGGTTTACCATGGCTTCTCCTGCAGAGGCAGCATCCACTTCAGGATGTGATAAGACTAGTGTCGGTAGCGGATTGAATGGCCGAAGCTGCAATGGTGGAGGTGCTGCAGCATCAGGAGCTGGGAATGACTGGTGGTGGCGTCAGGACAATGGTGGTGGTTCTGGTGGTGTcaaggactatgtgatggaatGGATTAGGTCGGAGATCAAGAAGGAGCGGCCGAAGAATGATTGGATTGCAGGAGCATCTGCAACCACCCCTGCCACCTCAACagagagaaagaaaacaaagcgCAGGGCGAGAGAATGGTGGCGTGAGGAGTATGCTGATGAGCTAAGCAAGAAGCAAAAAAGGCGAGCACTTGCTAAGTCAAGGAGTGAGATTGGTCCAATGGCTAGCATGCAGTGGTGGGAGAGGGACTGTGACTTAGAGGAGAAGGGACGATCAAGGTGGAGAATGATGAAAAGCTGGAGTCGTAGGAGCagcaatggcaatggcagcaTTGATTGGTGGATTGACGGTGTGAGAAGGAGCAGCAGGGATTGGGCTAGTGGGGAATTCGTGCCCAAGAGTGGTGGAGCAGTGAGCAGCACACCAAGCATGCGTGGCACAGTCTGCTATGTTGCACCTGaatatggtggtggtggacctCTATCAGAGAAATGTGACATTTACAGCTTTGGCGTTTTGTTGTTAGTTCTTATTTCTGGACGCCGCCCACTCCAAGTGACGGCCTCACCCATGTCAGAGTTTGAGAAGGCAAGTCTTATTTCATGGGCAAGACATCTTGCCCGTGTTGGCCGCTTGCTTGATCTTGTAGACCCTGCGCTGCGGGATGTTAACCGTGACCAGGCGCTGCGATGCATTACTGTTGCACTCTTGTGCATCCAGAGATCGCCAAGTCGCCGTCCATCAAGTGAGGAGGTGCTTGAAATGCTCTCTGGTGAGGGTGAACCACCGAATCTCCCAGTGGAGTTCTCACCGTCGCCTCCTGGTGGGTTCCGTTTCAGGTCCCGCAAGAAAGGTCAGTGAGTTTATTTTGTTGGTTAGATGAAATAGGTAGTGTTActtttctgctgctgcttgcctTATCTTGTACACCACTAATTTGTGTACACTACCACTAATTTTTCTGTTGAATTGATTTGTTTATAAAGATCTTGATGGGGAAAAGTGACGGTTTCAGTTTCAAATCTTAAGAACTAAGGTTCACATAATGCAAAATGCATAATTGCAGTTTGGCAATTTATGTACAACACTAACAAATTTATCCATTTGATGTATCTTTGTACAAAGATCTTGATAGGGGGAAAGGTCTCAGTTTCAGTTAACATTTGATAAGGACTCAGTACCCATTTTTCGAAATGCATAACCGTGGTTTGATCACTCCTGAATTGCAAATTTAGTATATAAACTATGATATCAATACATTGCTGTACAGAGATCTTTATGACAGAAATGGTTGTAATTTCAATTCAAGTTTGACAAGAACTCTGTCCCCATAAATGGCATACATCATACATGATGATAGTTGGTTAACACCAGGAATGTGGAATGTTGTGCGTGCTAGAAAGACAGCTTCagaatatttttctattttggaTTGGAAAGCTCGCTTCTTTTGCTGGTAGACTGGGAAGCATCTTGCTTTTGGATGTATAGTGTTTTGCTGGGCCCTGTGATAGTAGCTGTTTATTTCTTCCCCTGGACAACAACTTTCTCCAGGCGTACCCAGTTATGTGATAACTTTTCATGTTCACAGATCTCTTCCACTTCTTTTTGCACTGAGATGGCATTATAACTTTATTCAGCTAGTATATTCTACATATTGCTGCAAACAGCTTAGAGAATGCTATATGAAAAGGGCTTCTTTAGAATCTTTTGCTAGTGTAGTGTGGTCACTGGTCAGAATTTGGTAAAAGATGGTTTAGGTATATGCATACTTTTCTTGTGAGATCTGATTGCTTGATGCCGTAGAGTTGCCCGTGCTTTATCTACAATGTGGTGTGCATTTATTGTCACCTTTGGATTTAGGGTAACCAATTCAACAATGCTTTTATCTACAAAGTGATATACATTTATTACCACCGTTGGGTttatgataatcaattcatcaATGCCTTATCTACCAAGTCATGCATTTTATTATGACCTTCGGAATGATGATAATTCAGTCGGTCATGCCGTCAGGGTATCCACATATTATGGACTAAACAATGTATAAATGTATTTATGATGGACAAATAATACATATAACATATACTATAATTTATGATGGAGTAGTATAATTTGTAGAGATATTTACAAGTTTAAATAATATCAATATTAATAACATGGACTAGTGTTAGTGAGCTCGGCTACAATTAAAATATCAAGAGGTGGGGTGAAAGTAAAAGAAGGAAGAGGAATGCTTCATGCTTTGGCAAATATCCCATAGTAATAATTTTCAGATATCCGTATTATTATTTGTACATGTTAGAAGCTTTAGTTTCGTATTTGTATCTATGAAAAACTATCCATATTTGTATCATTATCAGTATCTGTACCATTATCAGTAGACGATTATCTAATCTGAATTATATCTGCATTTGTTTTTCTTCGAAACGGACTAAGATTGTGTTCTTTTAAGAGGTTTAGGCTTCAGCACCCGAAGCGAGATAAGCCATTAgcacattattaattaagtattaattattataaacttgaagttaaatttatgtgattttttttataaaaagtttactccctccatttcatattactccctccattccataatataaggcacaaccactttttttagatgttccataatataaggcatgcgtGCATGtaggcaattaactatgaccacttctctaataaattattactttttaaaatccTACACTCTTATgctctctaattctattggatgtatgtattgtatttattaagatgataataattatttcttggtctttggtttagaggtggttatgccttatattttggaatagagggagtacttgtcGTCTTAACATTTACGCCCCTTTACATTTTAATACCTGTTGTTTCTACATTCCAAAGCACTTTTAGGGGTGATCTTTCTTTCTACCCTTCATCAATGCACTTTTATCTTTCTCATTGGCTTATgttctttgaaaaaaataattgagatgtaTTTAATCAGTGGAGATGTATTTAATGAGGGGTAACCATGTAATCTGCCATATCTCCTTGGTTTGAGTGAGATTTGCTAGAACGacaaataatataaaacggaaggAGCATATAAGAAGTTTTTTCACGAAACATACAGTTAGCAATTTAAAAGATGTACTGTGGTAAGCTAGTAGCTGGAGTAGTAACTAAGCATAAAACTATCCACTCTATTTTTATCCCTACGTGGAAGACTTTGATCGGTCCCCCAAACATCTTAGACGTTTCAAATGTCTAATTAAGTCCTCGGAAGTTCACTTCAGGTTAAAAATGTCAGACGTCAATAAGTCCAGCCAATGGACATCAAACCTAGATGTAGGCTATGTTCAATGGGAAAATAAATCTCaaaagtaagaaaaagtattttgtTTGATTCGACCTGCAGTCGGGTATGAAATGAAGCACATTAGCACTCACTAGAAAATACTATCCGAGAGGCTAATTTCTGCTAATTGATGTTATCTAAGGATGATTTTGACCAACGAAAGCTTGGAGAGCTTTGGATGGACACCTTTGGGGCAATTTATAATGCACTGGAGAAAGCCGCATTATGTCCCAGTAGTCTGTTTCTTAATACTGCTGTCGCTACCCGGCTCAGGGGGAGAACGGCAGTGAAGAAATTTAGCATGAGCGAAAATTAAACATTAAACCTGATCAAGCAGATTATTGCCCATCAGAGCTATTCAGCACGACAAAACAATAGTATGACAAACTATCATTTGCTAATAGTATGACAAACTATTATTtgttgttacaacttacaagggGGTATACTAGTATGAAAAATATGAGGTCAATCAAGAATGTGTTAAGCCTGTCACGTTCTGCAACTGCAAGCATCTACTAATTTTCAGGATAGAAGGGCAGGCATGCTAAGCTCGAGCCAAGGGGAGCATAACAGCATACACAACTCTGCAGGTTTTGTCATTTTATTTATATTCCTCTAGAAGGATGATGTACTTCTGGCCATTGATCTTCTGCAGGTGTGAGATTTTCCTCAGATTGGCGAGAAAAACTTCCCTGTCCTGCAGTACAAGAAGAATAACCAAGACATCAACATTTTGCCCATGCATTGATTTTTGGGAAGTGTAATGACTGTAACAGGGCATTGACAACAAAGTATTTAACACAATAACAGAAATGCGGACTATGGactcttactccctccggtcataaatatttgacatggTTGACTTTAACCATaaagtttgatcatttgtcttattaaaaaatttaatgtgaatttgcaaaaatataagtcatgttTGAAGTaccttttaatattttattaaaacaagtcccaacaaaataaatgtaattataaaataaaatgtaaTAAGAATGGTTAAACTTCAGGGTCAAGATCAATTGTGCTAAATATTTATTACTGGAGAGAGTAGtaatcaacaaaaaaaagtatgtgcTCCATACAGTGCCTTTATGTGATGTGTGTGTCACGAAGAAAGATATCAAGAAACTCAAGTAGCATTTGATAAATTCAaggccaaaaaaataaaaccttgAATTCCAAAACGTGCAGTTAGAATATGACGTCATGCTCAGTACTGTATTTGTATAAAAGGATTACTAGATGTAACAGTCCAGAACAGAACAAATCAGAAAGATAAAACATCCTACCTCTGGACTTCTTAGTCGAGGCGAAAATCTGGGCATAAAATCTTTTGAAAAATCTCGCATTGCGATAGGTGCATATAAACGAAGTACCACCCTGATTTCCTCCACTGTAATAGGAGATACATTTGTATCACTTCTCGCTGAGGCAAATGGTTCTGAAGTTGGTTCCAAGGAACACGAGGTCTCCTCCTTCACGACTATCTTCTTGGTATCCTGTACCAAATATATCATTAGAGAAACAATTCAGTGCAATGTAATTAAATGGTTAAAAACTTCGTTCACATGGTTTGAGTGAAATGAAGTAACTTACAGGCTCTATCTTCGGCTTTTTAGGGGTAGCACAAGTTTTTGAATCATCACCCCTTTGTCTCCTCTTTTGATTGGATTTGGAAACATGTGGAGTGCTATAAGGATGTCCGAGAACTGTTGGTTTAGAATGGTTGTCTTCCTGTGGTTCACTTTTGAGTTGATCCTGCTGTTTTGGAGCAAGTACTGGCGATGGTGACTCATCTTCCTGTTTAGATGAAACAACTGTAAGCATAACATATATTCCACAAAAGCATATTATATGAAGATTTTCAACAGGAACAATGATTAAAAATTATTACATCCGTGtcttcatcgtcatcatcagACTCGTTTTGTCCCGCGGCACGGCGGAGCAACTTCTTTAGTTCCTTACCAGATTTGCTCAGGCCTACCCCTCCATGTTTCTCATTATCATCCTATGAGTAGTCACAAGTTCATATTTGAAAATGTATTAGCAATACTGTGGTAAATGCATCAGCAACTGTAAGCCACAAAATGGTGTACTAGCAGGATATTGCACGAATGCCATATTGCCATGTTGACTGATAAGTATGatccccgaaaaaaaaatgataagtatGAGCACAAGTGCATCTATTTCTGTCCACACCTGCTTAATTTCTGGTGGAGCAGGGATTTCAGGATCAGCTAAATCACCTCCTTCCTCTGGGTCAACGTCCACAgcttcatcatcatcagtaaAGATCTCTTCATGTTCCCAATCATCACCTGATAAATAGCAGGGTCCAGCTAAAGAACTTCAGAAGCCCATTAAAGGGCTAACATACATGCATTGATTTACAGTAATGGTTTACTTTATTATACGTAACAATTAATAACTATTTGgaataaatagaaataacaATGTCCTTATGATacataatttataaaaaaaaagaatagtatTTAGCCAGCTTACCCTTTTCAATTTCATCATCCAAATCAAAGTCTCTGTCTTTACTACCTTCCTCCTCCCTACCCTTTGTCATAGGCACATGCGCTCTTTCTTCCCCACTGCCTTTATCAGATTTATTTTCATCCCCATTCTTGTTGCCTTTCTTCAGGTGAACCTGATCTGTTTCTCCTTCATTAGCATCATCGAGCTGTGTCACATCTGAACTAAAAGCAGCAGCTCC from Oryza glaberrima chromosome 3, OglaRS2, whole genome shotgun sequence carries:
- the LOC127767273 gene encoding receptor-like serine/threonine-protein kinase At2g45590 is translated as MPSRRLLAAAASPPPAAEEKAVVDGLRGSHGARRHAAGSAVGAGVAAVVALVLVALGLGLFVWLRRGRKRGAGAGGGAAAGMGVGVGVGARTQPAPALRRLSCQQLRRATGGFAAGSKLGQGGFGPVFRGALPRSGQAVAVKVMDAAGSLQGEREFHNELSLASHLLGCGHGHGSPSILLPFAYSLSAQPRRRRMMLVYELMPNGSLQDALLGKRCPELVSEWPRRLAVARDVAAALHYLHSVAQPPVIHGDVKPSNVLLDGELRARLSDFGLAQIKSEEGDELESAAIEGNGNESSNPCGGCDDDMSVADENATAVAVNGEDNAAKSPEDDEGFTMASPAEAASTSGCDKTSVGSGLNGRSCNGGGAAASGAGNDWWWRQDNGGGSGGVKDYVMEWIRSEIKKERPKNDWIAGASATTPATSTERKKTKRRAREWWREEYADELSKKQKRRALAKSRSEIGPMASMQWWERDCDLEEKGRSRWRMMKSWSRRSSNGNGSIDWWIDGVRRSSRDWASGEFVPKSGGAVSSTPSMRGTVCYVAPEYGGGGPLSEKCDIYSFGVLLLVLISGRRPLQVTASPMSEFEKASLISWARHLARVGRLLDLVDPALRDVNRDQALRCITVALLCIQRSPSRRPSSEEVLEMLSGEGEPPNLPVEFSPSPPGGFRFRSRKKGQ